A single Methanolobus sp. ZRKC5 DNA region contains:
- a CDS encoding nitroreductase, whose translation MKGTIETILSRRSIRNFTSEEVKDEDIKTILESGRWAPSGLNNQPWKFVVIKNKETMKELATCTHYSNIILSAPLLIAVYLDLDTMYNKTKDIQAIGASIQNMLLACCDLELGAVWLGEILNNSNKVNLILNCSDTMELMAVLAIGKPAEHGKNSTRKDLSEIVYSEKYGK comes from the coding sequence ATGAAAGGAACAATTGAGACTATATTATCAAGGCGAAGCATCCGTAACTTCACATCAGAAGAGGTCAAAGATGAAGATATTAAAACCATACTTGAATCAGGAAGATGGGCACCATCTGGCCTCAATAACCAGCCATGGAAATTCGTTGTTATTAAAAACAAAGAAACCATGAAAGAACTTGCAACCTGTACGCACTACAGCAATATCATTTTAAGTGCACCGTTGTTGATAGCTGTTTATCTGGACCTTGATACAATGTACAATAAGACAAAGGATATCCAGGCCATAGGAGCATCAATACAGAATATGCTTCTGGCATGCTGTGATCTTGAACTTGGGGCAGTCTGGCTGGGAGAAATACTTAATAATTCAAATAAAGTAAACTTGATTCTCAATTGTTCTGATACTATGGAACTTATGGCAGTACTTGCAATAGGTAAACCTGCGGAACATGGAAAAAATAGCACCAGAAAAGATCTGAGTGAGATAGTATACAGTGAAAAGTATGGAAAATAA
- the tnpB gene encoding IS200/IS605 family element RNA-guided endonuclease TnpB, with protein MLKAYKYRLYPNKEQQELFMKHIGACRFTYNWALENKIKAYETEKKHLSRFDLQEMLVHDLKMTNEWLKDVNSQSLLNSLINLESAFTRFFREKKGFPNFKSKKNPLQSFQIPQHYTVDFETNTIKLPKIKQPIKVKLHRKFEGKLKTATISRTSTGKFYISILVDDGKELPDKQHFDDNSTLGLDVGITHFAILSNSEKIDNPKYLKNSMERMKILQRRLSKKQKCSKNKAKARLSVAKHHEKISNQRADFLHKTSSKIISENKAVAIESLNISGMLKNHCLAQSISDVSWSMFFNQLEYKAEWYGKTLLKIGQFEPSTRICNNCGFHNKELTLKDRKWQCPDCNTNHDRDINAAINIKKFALQNQNLITA; from the coding sequence ATGCTTAAAGCCTATAAATACCGTTTATATCCAAATAAAGAGCAACAAGAGCTTTTTATGAAACATATTGGTGCATGTAGATTTACGTATAATTGGGCTTTAGAAAACAAAATTAAAGCTTATGAAACAGAAAAAAAGCATCTATCTAGGTTTGATTTACAAGAAATGCTGGTTCATGACTTGAAAATGACTAATGAATGGTTGAAGGATGTAAATTCTCAATCATTGTTAAATTCACTTATTAATCTTGAATCTGCATTTACACGGTTTTTTAGAGAAAAAAAAGGATTTCCTAATTTCAAATCTAAAAAGAACCCTCTACAATCATTCCAGATACCACAACATTATACTGTGGATTTTGAAACAAATACTATAAAACTTCCAAAAATAAAACAACCAATAAAAGTAAAGTTACATAGGAAGTTTGAAGGCAAACTTAAAACCGCTACTATATCCAGAACATCGACGGGAAAATTCTACATAAGTATCCTTGTAGATGATGGTAAAGAATTACCTGATAAACAACATTTCGATGATAATTCGACATTAGGTCTAGATGTAGGTATCACTCATTTTGCCATATTGTCAAACAGTGAAAAAATAGATAACCCAAAATATCTAAAAAACAGTATGGAAAGAATGAAAATCTTACAAAGAAGATTATCTAAAAAACAAAAATGTTCAAAAAATAAAGCAAAAGCACGTTTATCAGTCGCTAAACACCATGAGAAAATAAGCAATCAGAGAGCAGATTTTTTGCACAAAACATCTTCTAAAATTATAAGCGAGAACAAAGCAGTTGCAATAGAATCACTCAATATATCGGGTATGCTTAAAAATCATTGTCTAGCTCAATCAATTAGTGATGTTTCGTGGAGTATGTTCTTCAACCAATTGGAATATAAAGCCGAGTGGTACGGAAAAACCTTATTAAAAATAGGTCAATTCGAGCCATCTACTAGAATATGTAATAATTGCGGATTTCATAATAAAGAGTTGACCTTGAAAGATAGAAAATGGCAATGCCCGGACTGTAATACCAATCATGACAGAGACATTAATGCAGCTATCAACATTAAGAAATTCGCATTACAAAATCAAAATCTAATAACCGCTTGA
- the ilvC gene encoding ketol-acid reductoisomerase has protein sequence MAEMYYDNDADLNLLKGKKIAVMGYGSQGHAQAQNLHDSGLDVTVGLREGSRRWKQAEEDGLKVMTVADAAKMADVIQILLPDEVQSQVYYSEIEPGLEAGNAIVFSHGFNIHYNQIIPQKDIDVYMVAPKSPGHLVRRTYRDGAGVPGLIAVYQDATGNAKNLALAHAMGVGCTRAGVYETSFREETETDLFGEQVDLCGGVASLIKTSFEVLVEAGYQPEMAYFETCHELKLIVDLIHEGGLDKMWYSVSNTAEYGGMTVGPKIINELSREAMYEALDRIQNGEFAREFVLEGKANRPVLTAMERQDREHPLEVIGKQIRAKMPWLNSELNEK, from the coding sequence ATGGCAGAAATGTATTATGATAACGATGCAGACCTTAACTTACTAAAAGGCAAGAAGATCGCAGTGATGGGCTACGGAAGCCAGGGACATGCACAGGCACAGAACCTGCATGACTCAGGACTTGACGTGACCGTGGGCTTAAGAGAAGGTAGCAGACGCTGGAAACAGGCAGAAGAAGATGGACTAAAGGTCATGACAGTTGCGGATGCAGCAAAGATGGCTGATGTAATTCAGATACTCTTGCCGGACGAAGTGCAGTCACAGGTATATTACAGTGAGATAGAGCCAGGACTTGAAGCCGGCAACGCAATCGTATTCTCACACGGATTCAACATTCACTATAACCAGATCATCCCACAGAAGGATATCGATGTCTACATGGTAGCTCCAAAAAGCCCGGGCCACCTCGTCAGAAGAACATACAGGGATGGAGCAGGTGTACCAGGACTTATCGCAGTCTATCAGGATGCAACCGGTAACGCAAAGAATCTGGCTCTGGCACACGCAATGGGAGTAGGATGTACACGTGCAGGAGTATATGAGACATCATTCCGCGAGGAAACAGAGACCGATCTTTTCGGAGAACAGGTAGACCTCTGTGGTGGAGTTGCTTCACTTATCAAGACATCTTTTGAAGTGCTTGTTGAAGCAGGTTACCAGCCGGAAATGGCATACTTTGAGACATGCCACGAACTGAAACTCATCGTTGACCTCATCCATGAGGGTGGCCTTGACAAGATGTGGTATTCAGTATCCAACACAGCAGAGTACGGCGGAATGACAGTTGGTCCTAAGATCATAAACGAGCTTTCCAGGGAAGCTATGTACGAGGCTCTTGACAGAATACAGAACGGAGAGTTCGCTCGCGAGTTCGTACTTGAAGGCAAGGCAAACAGACCAGTCCTTACTGCAATGGAAAGACAGGACAGGGAACACCCATTAGAAGTCATAGGTAAACAGATCAGAGCCAAGATGCCCTGGTTGAACAGCGAATTAAACGAAAAGTAG